The following proteins come from a genomic window of Verrucomicrobiia bacterium:
- a CDS encoding ABC transporter permease, whose protein sequence is MNWHNIRTVYFKELLDTLRDKRTLISSVIVPLLLFPLMTIGFGTVAAKAMKSLNKETVSIMVFGQEHAPTLAKNLERAPGIKIEKSTEDYRQRIGDKRLRAAIEFPPGFEEALKQGGTNAPHVKIYSYEGEVRSQVAVRQLQAMLRDYSDKVVGTRLAEKGLSHETLKPFKTDVENVAPPEKVTGSILGGLIPYMIIFLCFVGAVTPAIDVTAGEKERGTMETILVTPISRHDLVAGKFLLVVTVSLITTLLSVTSFAITFSLPMNALKGLGPQASPLMAFQVSPLSVVWVLIMLLPLAVFFSALLIAVGTFARTFKEAQTYISPMMVLVIIPAVAATLPGFDLSTKLALVPILNVSLVCKDVLTANFNWGLIALTFLSSCAYACVALYGAVQAFKRESVLFRT, encoded by the coding sequence ATGAACTGGCACAACATCCGCACCGTTTATTTCAAGGAGCTGCTCGATACCCTGCGCGACAAGCGCACGCTGATCTCCTCCGTCATCGTGCCGCTGCTGCTCTTCCCGCTCATGACCATCGGCTTCGGCACCGTGGCCGCAAAAGCCATGAAGAGCCTGAACAAAGAAACCGTCAGCATCATGGTCTTCGGCCAGGAACACGCGCCCACGCTCGCGAAGAATCTGGAGCGCGCCCCCGGCATCAAGATCGAGAAATCCACGGAAGACTATCGCCAACGCATCGGCGATAAACGGCTCCGCGCCGCCATCGAGTTCCCTCCGGGCTTTGAAGAAGCCCTGAAGCAAGGCGGCACAAACGCCCCGCACGTGAAGATCTACAGCTACGAAGGCGAAGTGCGGTCCCAAGTGGCCGTGAGACAATTGCAAGCCATGCTGCGCGATTACTCCGATAAAGTCGTCGGCACCCGCCTCGCCGAAAAAGGCCTCTCCCACGAAACCTTGAAACCCTTCAAGACCGATGTGGAAAACGTCGCACCACCTGAGAAAGTCACCGGCTCCATCCTCGGCGGCTTGATCCCTTACATGATCATCTTCCTCTGCTTCGTCGGCGCCGTGACCCCCGCGATCGATGTCACTGCCGGTGAAAAAGAACGCGGCACCATGGAGACGATTCTCGTCACGCCCATCAGCCGCCATGATCTGGTGGCCGGCAAGTTCCTCCTCGTCGTCACCGTGTCCCTCATCACCACGCTGCTCTCGGTGACCTCGTTCGCCATCACCTTCTCGCTACCCATGAATGCCTTGAAAGGCTTGGGACCACAGGCCTCACCGCTCATGGCGTTTCAGGTCAGCCCGCTGAGTGTCGTGTGGGTGCTCATCATGCTGCTGCCGCTGGCGGTGTTCTTCTCCGCGCTGCTCATCGCCGTCGGCACCTTCGCCCGCACGTTCAAGGAAGCGCAGACCTACATCTCCCCCATGATGGTCCTTGTGATCATCCCGGCGGTGGCGGCCACGTTGCCGGGCTTCGACCTCAGCACAAAACTCGCACTCGTCCCCATCCTGAACGTGAGCCTGGTCTGCAAAGACGTCCTCACCGCGAACTTCAACTGGGGCCTCATCGCCCTCACCTTCCTCTCCAGCTGCGCGTATGCGTGCGTAGCGCTCTACGGCGCAG
- the smc gene encoding chromosome segregation protein SMC: MYLKNLTVLGFKSFADKTSLNFLPGITAIVGPNGCGKSNVADAIRWVLGEQSAKALRGGEMADVIFNGTDSRKPLGMAEVSLTIGDVDKDQLRAAGVEMDYNEVTVTRRVFRDGGSEYFINKTSCRLKDIQQLFMGTGVGRTSYSIMAQGNITQILSSKPEDRRMVFEEAAGITKFKTQKKEALRKLEHTDQNLLRVEDLIKEVKRQIGSLQRQAGKARRYKQIMVELQHLDTQLARHNFDVLQNEITERDERLRLITVEIESSSSGVNRAEDELTQLRARLAELEQEISLSQQRGLELKGQIDRHESRIHFNEERLRELENQNAKALGDIAQAEERRLISEQELNSVTQRLAETEVKLAEHKQTLESRRESLHGVEQELMGKQEDIRRNQSELFSAAQELSRVRNQINQLDLQKQGNIVRLEKLHSEKVQLEEERTRLEARLAEFSANAEADKLNIQVQRGTVEERQARLKEIQQELSQTSQQLDGLVRQQAEKRSRLNVLEQLEESHEGFSGGAQAALKQSQAVLGSLADKIRVPDQYIKAVETVLGQNLQLVLTEQPEAAVQILADLSNNKKGKASIAAVSLLQGRASAVVEPTTFTVGTTSVLSIMEVEEAFKPLLECLVGRTLIVDDLNLATTAYRECNGRHDFVTMTGELLNAYGVYNGGQTNGNNNGKAPSSILGRKNQIAELKGQLAQLQEQVNEFSRQRGALQSEQTTLQASLQEAQTQLRTQEVAIASREGEFRALQNSMRVLLQKTDTVGYEIDNLSNSDREGAEKREAMAARIGELEHREASLQAQLADMNYGLEGLRQQRDVANAALTEAKVAMATDEQMLASFRNQVRPLQQRISEMQHLADTRRNEMGSFLQRKEQAEVEIAESRQRIEALQHERAQVNDQTTELVGDRDKLNVDIDDREGTLRDQRQRVGVLQSQKGTIEVELAQKGMAVQNLRERVQQKYQLNLDDIRSECITITDASEGTPKIETLTPEEMASRGMATDWNQVSEQVSMLQKRVDEMGPVNLVAIEEYEETEQRYQFLTTQHDDLVNAKTELMDVINRINTQTREMFITTFNQIRDNFRVMFTEIFGGGKADLVLADEANVLESGIDIVARPPGKQLQSITLLSGGEQTMTAVSLLFSIYQVKPSPFCVLDELDAPLDESNINRFLRVLKRFLDQSQFVIITHNKRTIGIADVLYGVTMQEQGVSRIVSVKFHKADEAANANGAAAPEQGKPLVPPPVGGTVNAQEDALHKREETLELAESK, encoded by the coding sequence ATGTACCTCAAGAATCTAACGGTCCTCGGGTTCAAGTCGTTCGCCGACAAGACGTCGCTGAACTTTCTGCCGGGCATCACGGCCATCGTGGGGCCTAACGGCTGCGGCAAGTCCAATGTGGCCGATGCCATCCGCTGGGTGCTGGGCGAGCAATCCGCCAAGGCGCTGCGCGGTGGTGAGATGGCGGACGTCATTTTCAACGGCACGGACAGCCGGAAGCCGCTCGGTATGGCGGAGGTGTCCCTGACCATCGGTGACGTGGATAAGGACCAGCTCCGGGCGGCCGGGGTGGAGATGGATTACAACGAGGTGACGGTGACCCGTCGGGTGTTCCGCGATGGTGGCAGCGAGTATTTCATCAACAAGACGAGTTGCCGTCTCAAAGACATCCAGCAGCTTTTCATGGGCACGGGTGTCGGGCGCACGAGCTACTCGATCATGGCGCAGGGCAACATCACCCAGATCTTGTCCAGCAAGCCGGAAGATCGTCGCATGGTCTTCGAGGAAGCTGCGGGCATCACGAAATTCAAGACGCAGAAGAAGGAAGCGCTGCGCAAGCTGGAGCATACGGACCAAAACCTCCTGCGCGTGGAAGACCTCATCAAAGAGGTGAAGCGCCAGATCGGCTCGCTGCAACGGCAGGCGGGCAAGGCGCGTCGCTACAAGCAGATCATGGTGGAGCTGCAACATCTGGATACGCAGCTCGCGCGGCATAATTTCGACGTCCTGCAAAACGAGATCACGGAACGCGATGAACGGTTGCGCCTGATCACGGTGGAAATCGAATCCTCCAGCTCCGGTGTGAATCGTGCGGAAGATGAATTGACGCAGTTGCGTGCGCGTCTCGCGGAACTGGAGCAAGAGATCAGCCTTTCACAACAACGCGGTTTGGAACTCAAAGGCCAGATTGATCGTCACGAGAGCCGCATCCATTTCAATGAAGAGCGGTTGCGTGAATTGGAGAACCAGAATGCGAAAGCGTTGGGTGATATCGCGCAAGCGGAAGAGCGTCGATTGATCTCCGAGCAGGAATTGAACAGCGTTACGCAACGTCTCGCGGAGACGGAAGTGAAGCTGGCGGAGCACAAGCAGACGCTGGAATCGCGCCGCGAATCGTTGCATGGCGTGGAGCAGGAGTTGATGGGCAAGCAGGAGGATATCCGCCGTAATCAGTCGGAATTGTTCTCGGCGGCGCAGGAGCTCAGCCGTGTGCGCAACCAGATCAACCAGCTCGATCTGCAGAAGCAGGGCAACATCGTGCGCCTGGAGAAATTGCACTCGGAGAAGGTGCAATTGGAAGAAGAGCGCACGCGTCTGGAAGCGCGTTTGGCGGAGTTCTCAGCGAATGCGGAAGCGGACAAGCTGAACATCCAAGTGCAGCGCGGTACGGTGGAAGAGCGGCAGGCGCGCTTGAAGGAAATCCAGCAGGAGCTGTCGCAGACTTCGCAGCAGCTTGATGGTTTGGTGCGGCAGCAGGCGGAGAAGCGTTCACGTTTGAACGTGCTGGAGCAGCTTGAGGAATCGCACGAAGGTTTCAGCGGCGGTGCGCAGGCGGCCTTGAAGCAATCGCAAGCGGTACTGGGTTCCTTGGCGGACAAGATCCGGGTGCCGGACCAATACATCAAGGCGGTGGAAACGGTTCTCGGCCAAAACCTGCAACTGGTTTTGACGGAGCAGCCGGAAGCGGCAGTACAGATCCTCGCGGACCTGAGCAATAATAAGAAGGGCAAGGCGAGCATCGCGGCGGTGAGCTTGTTGCAAGGACGGGCTTCGGCGGTAGTTGAACCGACGACTTTCACGGTGGGCACGACCTCGGTGCTGTCCATCATGGAGGTGGAGGAAGCGTTTAAGCCGTTGCTCGAATGTCTCGTAGGTCGTACGTTGATCGTCGATGACCTGAATCTGGCGACGACGGCTTATCGTGAGTGCAACGGGCGTCATGATTTTGTGACGATGACGGGTGAGTTGCTGAATGCGTATGGCGTTTATAACGGCGGCCAGACGAACGGCAACAATAACGGCAAGGCGCCGTCATCTATCCTCGGTCGTAAGAACCAGATCGCGGAATTGAAGGGGCAGCTCGCGCAGTTGCAGGAGCAGGTGAACGAGTTCAGCCGTCAACGCGGTGCGTTGCAGAGCGAGCAGACGACTTTGCAGGCGAGCTTGCAGGAAGCGCAGACGCAGTTGCGCACGCAGGAAGTTGCCATCGCGAGCCGTGAGGGTGAGTTCCGTGCGTTGCAGAATTCCATGCGCGTCTTGCTGCAAAAGACGGACACGGTGGGGTACGAGATTGATAATCTTTCCAATTCAGATCGCGAAGGAGCGGAGAAGCGTGAGGCGATGGCGGCGCGGATCGGGGAATTGGAACATCGCGAGGCGTCCTTGCAGGCGCAGCTCGCGGATATGAATTATGGCCTCGAGGGTCTGCGTCAGCAGCGTGATGTGGCGAATGCCGCATTGACCGAGGCGAAGGTCGCGATGGCGACGGATGAACAGATGCTCGCTTCCTTCCGCAATCAAGTGCGGCCTTTGCAGCAGCGCATCTCGGAGATGCAGCATCTGGCGGACACGCGCCGGAATGAGATGGGTTCCTTCCTGCAACGCAAGGAGCAGGCTGAGGTGGAGATCGCCGAGTCGCGTCAGCGTATCGAAGCGTTGCAGCATGAGCGCGCGCAGGTGAACGATCAGACCACGGAACTGGTGGGCGATCGCGACAAGCTGAACGTGGATATCGATGACCGCGAAGGCACGTTGCGGGATCAGCGTCAGCGCGTGGGTGTGTTGCAATCACAGAAGGGCACTATCGAAGTCGAGCTCGCGCAAAAAGGCATGGCGGTGCAGAACCTGCGTGAGCGCGTGCAGCAGAAGTATCAGTTGAATCTGGACGATATCCGCAGCGAATGCATCACAATCACGGACGCGAGCGAAGGCACGCCGAAGATCGAGACGCTCACACCGGAAGAGATGGCTTCACGCGGCATGGCGACGGATTGGAACCAAGTATCCGAGCAGGTTTCGATGCTGCAGAAGCGGGTGGATGAGATGGGGCCGGTGAACTTGGTGGCCATCGAGGAATACGAGGAGACGGAGCAGCGTTATCAATTCCTCACCACGCAGCACGACGATCTCGTGAATGCGAAGACGGAGTTGATGGATGTGATCAATCGCATCAACACGCAGACGCGCGAGATGTTCATCACCACGTTCAACCAGATCCGCGATAACTTCCGCGTGATGTTCACGGAGATCTTCGGCGGTGGTAAGGCGGACCTGGTGCTGGCGGATGAGGCGAATGTGCTGGAGAGCGGTATCGACATCGTGGCGCGTCCTCCGGGCAAGCAGCTCCAGAGCATCACGCTGCTGTCCGGTGGTGAGCAGACGATGACGGCGGTTTCTTTGCTCTTCTCCATCTACCAGGTGAAGCCGAGTCCGTTCTGCGTGCTGGACGAGTTGGACGCGCCGCTGGACGAATCCAACATCAACCGCTTCCTGCGTGTGCTGAAGCGGTTCCTGGATCAATCCCAGTTCGTGATCATCACGCATAACAAGCGCACGATCGGTATCGCGGATGTGCTCTACGGTGTGACGATGCAAGAGCAGGGCGTGAGCCGCATCGTGAGCGTGAAGTTCCACAAGGCGGATGAAGCCGCGAATGCGAATGGTGCTGCGGCGCCGGAGCAGGGCAAGCCGCTGGTGCCGCCGCCAGTCGGAGGAACCGTGAATGCGCAGGAGGATGCGTTGCATAAGCGGGAGGAGACGCTGGAGCTGGCGGAGTCGAAGTAG
- a CDS encoding glycosyltransferase family 9 protein — MPRNQILVIRGGAIGDFIVTLPVFAALREMFPGTRIETVAYSGVAQLALEAGLIDGFRLIESRQFAGFFAGKGDLDRDWSTYFNQFGIIISYLYDPDENLQTNIKRVSEAQFIQGPHRPDEAQAIHATDALLKPLERLAIFGADAVPKLEIKSGEVIPKACGEKWLAIHPGSGSERKNWPLASWVELVQKLLAESSWKILVIGGEADGVKLDAIQKLLPIERGMIMRGVPLASVAQALRQCDRYLGHDSGISHLAGAVGLPSVLLWGPSNQKIWGPRNDRTKVISAGANLEALPLETVWNALHKENLI; from the coding sequence ATGCCGCGCAATCAAATCCTAGTCATACGCGGTGGGGCGATTGGTGATTTCATCGTGACGCTTCCGGTGTTTGCGGCGTTGAGGGAGATGTTTCCTGGAACGCGGATTGAAACGGTGGCTTATTCAGGCGTGGCGCAATTGGCTTTGGAAGCGGGATTGATCGATGGTTTTCGTTTGATTGAGAGTCGCCAGTTCGCGGGGTTCTTCGCCGGGAAAGGGGATTTAGATCGGGATTGGTCCACCTACTTCAACCAGTTCGGTATCATCATCAGCTATCTCTACGATCCGGACGAAAATCTGCAGACCAATATCAAGCGGGTGAGCGAGGCGCAGTTCATCCAAGGGCCGCATCGACCGGATGAAGCGCAAGCTATCCACGCAACGGATGCTTTGCTGAAGCCGTTGGAACGTCTTGCGATTTTTGGTGCAGATGCGGTGCCGAAGTTGGAGATCAAATCTGGCGAAGTGATTCCAAAAGCCTGTGGGGAAAAGTGGTTGGCTATTCATCCCGGTAGCGGTAGTGAGCGAAAGAACTGGCCGTTGGCATCGTGGGTGGAGCTTGTGCAAAAACTGTTGGCAGAAAGTTCGTGGAAAATTCTGGTGATCGGCGGTGAAGCAGATGGAGTGAAGCTGGACGCCATCCAGAAACTTCTGCCGATAGAGCGGGGGATGATAATGCGTGGTGTGCCCTTGGCTTCTGTGGCTCAAGCGTTGCGGCAGTGCGATCGGTATCTGGGGCACGATTCAGGCATCAGCCATCTAGCGGGTGCGGTGGGATTACCCAGCGTATTGTTGTGGGGACCATCGAATCAAAAGATTTGGGGGCCACGAAATGACAGGACAAAAGTCATTTCGGCAGGTGCGAATTTGGAGGCGTTGCCACTGGAGACGGTGTGGAATGCGTTACACAAAGAAAACCTGATTTAG
- a CDS encoding peptidoglycan recognition family protein, which translates to MNYAATFRLCLLALVLPLFLSGCALPKRSGTPLKRTGDEIIVAGQLFHTGTKVVTWMDPNGYDAYRVERRFAPFDQSSWETSKVAVAALTSPNRYGLRKAGLTDAEIERVRGGGWDLKLLQDKVDQFVYHYDVAGTCRQCFRVMHDNRCLSVHFMLDIDGTIYQTLDLKERAWHATTSNTRSIGIEIANMGAYTSPTNSALLSWYKQDAEGKTYISIPERLGDGGVLTKNFIGRPARNEPVFGIVQGTKLYQYDLTNEQYDALIRLTATLCKIFPKMKCDYPRDEKGQLIPGVLSEEKLEAYQGLIGHYHIQKNKTDPGPAFDWSRIVEGARAKMKP; encoded by the coding sequence ATGAATTACGCCGCCACGTTCCGCCTTTGCCTACTGGCACTCGTGCTCCCACTTTTCCTTTCCGGCTGCGCTCTGCCCAAACGTTCCGGCACCCCGCTCAAACGCACTGGCGATGAGATCATAGTAGCCGGCCAGCTCTTCCACACCGGCACGAAGGTGGTTACCTGGATGGACCCGAACGGTTACGACGCCTACCGCGTGGAACGCCGCTTCGCCCCCTTCGATCAATCCTCCTGGGAAACCTCCAAGGTCGCCGTCGCCGCCCTCACTTCCCCGAACCGCTACGGTCTCCGCAAAGCCGGTCTGACCGATGCCGAGATCGAACGCGTCCGTGGCGGTGGTTGGGATTTGAAACTCTTGCAAGATAAGGTGGACCAGTTCGTCTATCACTACGATGTCGCTGGCACCTGCCGTCAATGCTTCCGCGTGATGCACGATAACCGCTGCTTGAGCGTGCATTTCATGCTGGACATCGATGGCACCATCTACCAGACGCTCGACCTCAAGGAACGCGCCTGGCACGCCACCACTTCGAACACCCGCAGCATCGGCATCGAGATCGCGAACATGGGCGCCTACACCTCCCCAACGAACAGCGCCCTCCTCTCGTGGTATAAGCAAGATGCCGAAGGCAAAACCTACATCAGCATTCCCGAACGCTTGGGCGATGGCGGCGTGCTCACGAAAAACTTCATCGGCCGCCCAGCCCGCAACGAACCCGTCTTCGGCATCGTCCAAGGCACCAAGCTCTATCAATACGATCTGACAAATGAACAATACGACGCCCTCATCCGCCTCACCGCCACCCTCTGCAAAATCTTCCCAAAGATGAAATGCGATTACCCGCGTGACGAAAAAGGCCAGCTCATCCCCGGCGTCTTATCCGAAGAAAAACTCGAAGCCTACCAAGGCCTCATCGGCCACTACCACATCCAGAAGAACAAGACCGACCCCGGCCCAGCCTTCGACTGGAGCCGCATCGTGGAAGGCGCCCGCGCTAAGATGAAACCGTGA
- a CDS encoding ATP-binding cassette domain-containing protein: MIVAQGLAKTFKDPKRGTFRAVDGVSFRCEPGQIYGLLGANGAGKTTTLRTLATLLKPTEGTAQVAGFDIAKDPEKVRANIGFLSTATALYARLSAKETIEYFGKLNGLSSNVLKNRVAELVKLLEIEEFADRRCDKLSTGQKQRVSIARTLVHDPQVMIFDEPTHGLDLMTARTIVGFIKQCRERGKTVIFSSHIMSEVERLCDHIGIIHHGKLLVEGTITELKTRTGLTDLEEIFVQCVEGKV, from the coding sequence ATGATTGTAGCCCAAGGATTGGCCAAGACGTTCAAGGACCCCAAGCGCGGAACCTTCCGGGCGGTGGATGGTGTTAGCTTCCGGTGTGAGCCGGGGCAAATCTATGGTTTGCTCGGGGCCAATGGCGCTGGCAAGACCACAACCCTCCGCACCCTCGCCACTCTGCTCAAGCCCACCGAAGGCACTGCCCAAGTCGCCGGTTTCGACATCGCAAAGGACCCGGAGAAGGTCCGGGCGAACATCGGTTTCCTCTCCACGGCCACGGCGCTCTATGCCCGGCTCTCGGCGAAAGAGACGATCGAATACTTCGGCAAGCTCAACGGCCTTAGCTCGAACGTGCTCAAGAATCGCGTGGCTGAACTCGTGAAGCTCCTGGAGATTGAAGAATTCGCCGATCGCCGCTGCGATAAACTCTCCACCGGCCAGAAGCAACGCGTGTCCATCGCCCGCACCTTGGTCCATGACCCGCAAGTGATGATCTTCGATGAACCCACGCACGGCCTCGACCTCATGACCGCGCGCACCATCGTGGGCTTCATCAAGCAATGCCGTGAGCGCGGCAAGACCGTCATCTTCTCCAGCCACATCATGAGCGAGGTGGAGCGCTTGTGCGACCACATCGGCATCATCCATCACGGGAAGCTGCTGGTGGAAGGCACCATCACGGAATTGAAGACACGCACGGGGCTGACGGACCTCGAAGAGATTTTCGTCCAATGTGTGGAGGGCAAGGTATGA
- the miaB gene encoding tRNA (N6-isopentenyl adenosine(37)-C2)-methylthiotransferase MiaB — MPSVYIKTYGCQMNERDSEAVAAQLVAKGYTLAPSESVADVILLNTCSVRDQAEQKAIGKMYNVVAETRRRNANVVLGFMGCMAQSRGKELIDRLPDVDLVLGTQKFHRAAEYIDDLIAGRREKVVDTEAEKGSEATIREHILAGNTDEKQVMSFVSIMQGCNQYCTFCIVPYTRGIERSRTIPDIVAECRELVARGAKEITLLGQIVTSYGKRDYPVKDGKSAFVQLIEAVHEIEGLERIRFTSPHPKGYGDDLVEAYGRLPKLVESAHIPLQSGSDRVLKLMHRGYTRERFLTILKKLREVKPEMGITTDIIVGFPGETEEDFQETMSAVREAQFDNAYCFKYSQRKDTPAAAMPEQLSEEVIEDRHARLLSLVNEIGAARYAEYVGRTEQILVLGPSRRNAATLEGRTRNNRIVIFEGDQRHIGQLMDVRVERSGLFTLYGNPAIINLDE; from the coding sequence ATGCCGAGTGTTTACATCAAGACTTACGGTTGCCAGATGAACGAGCGGGATAGCGAAGCGGTCGCGGCCCAGCTCGTGGCGAAGGGCTATACTCTCGCGCCGAGTGAATCGGTGGCGGATGTCATCCTGCTGAATACGTGCAGCGTGCGCGATCAGGCCGAGCAAAAGGCCATCGGCAAGATGTATAACGTGGTGGCCGAGACGCGCCGCCGTAATGCGAATGTGGTGCTGGGCTTCATGGGCTGCATGGCGCAGAGTCGTGGCAAGGAATTGATCGATCGCCTGCCGGATGTGGATTTGGTGCTGGGCACGCAGAAGTTTCATCGGGCGGCAGAATACATTGATGATCTGATTGCGGGTCGCCGCGAGAAGGTCGTGGATACGGAAGCGGAGAAGGGCAGTGAGGCGACCATCCGTGAGCATATCCTGGCGGGAAACACGGATGAAAAGCAGGTGATGTCTTTCGTGAGCATCATGCAGGGCTGCAATCAGTATTGCACCTTCTGCATCGTGCCTTACACCCGCGGCATAGAACGCAGCCGCACGATTCCGGATATCGTCGCTGAGTGCCGTGAACTCGTGGCACGAGGGGCGAAGGAAATCACATTGCTCGGGCAGATCGTGACGAGCTACGGCAAGCGCGATTATCCGGTGAAGGATGGCAAGAGCGCGTTCGTGCAACTCATCGAGGCAGTGCATGAGATCGAAGGGCTAGAGCGCATCCGCTTCACGTCACCGCATCCGAAGGGTTATGGCGATGACTTGGTGGAGGCTTATGGACGACTGCCGAAGTTGGTGGAGAGCGCGCACATTCCGTTGCAGAGCGGCAGTGATCGCGTACTGAAGCTCATGCATCGCGGTTATACGCGTGAACGTTTTCTCACGATTTTGAAGAAGCTGCGTGAGGTGAAGCCGGAGATGGGCATCACGACGGATATCATCGTGGGTTTTCCGGGTGAGACGGAGGAGGATTTTCAGGAGACGATGTCGGCGGTGCGTGAAGCGCAGTTCGATAACGCTTATTGCTTCAAGTATTCGCAGCGCAAGGACACGCCAGCAGCGGCGATGCCGGAGCAGTTGTCCGAAGAGGTCATTGAGGATCGTCATGCGCGGTTGTTGAGCTTGGTGAATGAGATCGGTGCGGCGCGTTATGCGGAGTATGTCGGGCGCACGGAGCAGATTCTTGTGCTGGGACCGAGCCGTCGCAATGCCGCGACGCTGGAAGGGCGCACGCGGAATAATCGCATCGTGATCTTTGAAGGCGATCAGCGCCACATCGGTCAGCTCATGGATGTGAGGGTGGAACGGAGCGGTCTCTTCACGCTCTACGGGAATCCGGCCATCATCAATCTGGACGAATAG
- a CDS encoding histone deacetylase, protein MHLITDERCTGYESYGHPERPARITDTLTKLRGQEELKLTWDKPVTVEDKVITLAHTEAHLKRITEALYDFDGDTLAHKGIEQHARRSVGGALRGLELAQKGEKSFSLLRPPGHHATQDKAMGFCYFNQIAIAALQAQKQGVKKVAVYDFDVHHGNGTEAILLGKPNTAFYSIHQHPCYPGTGTKNVGDNCFNYPVAPDTPREQWKKVLSKALEDMGKFKPDLVCVSAGFDAYVHDPLAQGTLEVDDFYWMGESIRKLGIPTFSVLEGGYSRDLPNLIFAYLKGIEGK, encoded by the coding sequence ATGCACTTGATCACTGACGAGCGTTGCACAGGCTACGAATCCTATGGGCATCCGGAACGTCCGGCACGGATCACGGATACTTTGACCAAGTTGCGCGGGCAGGAGGAACTGAAGCTCACGTGGGATAAGCCGGTAACGGTCGAGGATAAGGTCATCACGCTGGCGCACACGGAGGCGCATCTGAAACGCATCACAGAAGCGCTCTATGATTTCGATGGGGATACGCTGGCGCATAAGGGCATTGAGCAACATGCGCGGCGATCGGTGGGTGGGGCTTTGCGGGGATTGGAACTGGCGCAGAAGGGTGAGAAATCTTTCAGCCTGTTGCGTCCGCCGGGACATCACGCCACGCAGGACAAGGCGATGGGATTTTGTTACTTCAACCAGATCGCCATCGCGGCGTTGCAGGCGCAGAAGCAAGGGGTGAAGAAGGTGGCGGTGTATGATTTCGATGTGCATCACGGCAATGGCACGGAAGCGATCTTGCTGGGGAAACCGAACACGGCCTTCTACTCCATCCATCAGCATCCGTGCTATCCGGGAACGGGCACGAAGAATGTGGGAGACAATTGCTTCAACTATCCCGTAGCTCCAGATACTCCGCGTGAGCAGTGGAAGAAAGTGCTGAGCAAAGCGCTCGAAGACATGGGCAAGTTCAAGCCGGACTTGGTCTGTGTGTCTGCCGGATTTGATGCTTATGTGCATGATCCTTTAGCCCAAGGCACTTTGGAGGTGGATGATTTTTATTGGATGGGCGAGAGCATCCGCAAGCTGGGCATTCCGACGTTCAGTGTGTTGGAGGGAGGTTATAGCCGGGATTTGCCGAATCTGATCTTTGCTTACCTGAAGGGGATTGAGGGGAAGTGA